DNA sequence from the Pseudomonas tritici genome:
GCACACGCCCGGCGCCGGGGTTGAAGCCGTCGACTTCCCGCGACAGGTACGAACCTGGCACCACAGTGACATGTTCCTCTACGAACAGATCCCGGCAGAAAGCGGCGTCATCACCTTCGACATTCGGCCACAGGTAGAAACCGCCGTCGGGGTTTTGCACGTCCAGTACTGGCTTGAGGATCGCCAGCACCGCATCGAATTTCTCGCGGTACAGATCACGGTTGGCCTGCACGTGGGCTTCGTCCTGCCAGGCAGCAATGCTCGCCAGTTGGGTTTGCACCGGCATCGCGCAACCGTGGTAGGTGCGGTACAGCAGGAAAGCCTTGAGGATGTCGGCGTCGCCGGCCACAAAACCGGAGCGCAGGCCCGGCAGGTTGGAGCGCTTGGACAGGCTGTGGAACACCACGCAACGCTTGAAGTCCTGGCGACCCAGCTCGACGCAGGCACTCAACAGGCCCGGCGGCGGGGTGTGCTCGTCGAAGTAGAGTTCGCTGTAGCATTCGTCGGCAGCGATCACGAAGTCGTATTCGTCGGCCAGGGCGATGAGTTTTTTCAGGGTGTCGACCGGTATCAGCGCGCCGGTCGGGTTGCCGGGGGAGCACAGGAACAGGATCTGGCAGCGTTTCCAGACGTCCGGCGTCACGGCGTCGAAATCCGGGTTGAAGCCATTGGCGTCCAGGCACGGCAGGTAGTGCGGCTTGGCCCCGGCCAGGAATGCGGCGCCTTCGTAGATCTGGTAGAACGGGTTCGGGCTCACCACCAGCGCGTCGTCGCCGCGATTGACCACGGTTTGGGTGAAGGCGAACAGCGCTTCACGCGTGCCGTTGACCGGCAAGATGTTGCGCGCAGGGTCGAGCCAGCCCTCGGGCACATCGAAGCGGCGCTCGCACCAGGCGCCGATGACCTCGCGCAGCGCGGGGATGCCCAGGGTGGTCGGGTACACGGCCATCTGGTCAAGGTTATTGCTCAGCGCTTCGGCCACGAAGGTCGGGGA
Encoded proteins:
- the dapC gene encoding succinyldiaminopimelate transaminase gives rise to the protein MNNALNQLQPYPFEKLRALLGSVTPTPDKRPIALSIGEPKHKSPTFVAEALSNNLDQMAVYPTTLGIPALREVIGAWCERRFDVPEGWLDPARNILPVNGTREALFAFTQTVVNRGDDALVVSPNPFYQIYEGAAFLAGAKPHYLPCLDANGFNPDFDAVTPDVWKRCQILFLCSPGNPTGALIPVDTLKKLIALADEYDFVIAADECYSELYFDEHTPPPGLLSACVELGRQDFKRCVVFHSLSKRSNLPGLRSGFVAGDADILKAFLLYRTYHGCAMPVQTQLASIAAWQDEAHVQANRDLYREKFDAVLAILKPVLDVQNPDGGFYLWPNVEGDDAAFCRDLFVEEHVTVVPGSYLSREVDGFNPGAGRVRMALVAPLAECVEAAERIRDFIQRRR